Sequence from the Aspergillus nidulans FGSC A4 chromosome III genome:
TGTGGCATGCGGCCATGGTTCTCATCGGGCGGTTATCTTGCGTATAGCCTAATATATTCAACATTCCGTAGTTATGACTATACCACATTACTTTGACCCTCATTGATGTAGCATAAATCTCCATATAGCGCAGGCTAGCCAGGGTCTGAGTTGTAATGCTTGAGTAAGCGCTATGAATGCATCGGGCGTCGGGCAgaggcgaagaagcagaaagaagctCGCTTTGAAGGCTGGCAAGATGATAATCCTGACAAAACATCTGCAATCAATCAATCTATGGACAATGTCGTTAACTATTGTTCGAAGACATGCGCATGGAAGGGGCGGCGAACTGCTCTTGGTCGTCAGATCGATATTCAGCTCTGGCCGGCGGTTCTAGACTTGGTTCTTATATATGCGGCCTCTCGCCGTCAAACATTCTCTCGTCGCGACACAGCACGCATCGCAGACTTTGCACTCGAGACGCCATCAAGCCTCCCCCTGAGACACTGCGATGAATCAATATCCCTACTATGGGGGCCATCACCCCTCCCAGCAGCAGAATTCCTTCCCGCTCTACGGCCTACCTACCCCTACCCAGAACAGCCACGGCGATGATTTCCAAGGACCCTTTGACCCACTGGTCTGTCTTCTTGACTTCCCATATATTATCCTTAGAAGGAAGACTTAGTCGCTAACCTTGCAATAAAGAACTACCAACCCCCCTTCGACCCATCCTTCAACCCCGCCGCGCCGCAATTCGTCGGCGGCCCCCCCCCTCAGTCTCCGCCAGAATCGTACACGAAACACTCCGTCTCGAGCGGCGAACATATCGCTGGCAGTCATTATCCGGGTTCTATCGAGGGTCACGACGAGTTTCTTGCTGTGCGCAGTAGCagcgaggagaaggacaaggacggaATCGGAATTACGCCGGCGCAGAGTAAGCGCAAAGCGCAGAATCGGGCTGCGTATGTACTCTCTACTGCCTCCTCTTAACATTACAAGTTACCGGACTTTATTGGGTGCTAACTAGTGATTTTCCAGCCAACGCGCCTTTCGCGAACGTAAAGAACGGCATGTTCGTGATCTCGAAGAGAAGGTCTCCAACCTGCAACAAGAATCCTCAAACTTACTCGCCGACAACGAGCGCTTGAAGCGTGAAATAGCGCGTTACAGCACCGAGAATGAGATCCTCCGCGCTACAACACATTCTCGAACACATGGCCCTTCCTCCCCGAAGTACAATTCCAACTCCGGGACCGGCAGCGACCACCGACAGAATGGAAGTAACGAGCCAGCGCAGACCGGCCCCATGGTCTACTCTCCTACGGACTTTTACAGCAACCTCGTACCTGAGGGCCAGTCAGCGCGG
This genomic interval carries:
- the rsmA gene encoding protein rsmA (transcript_id=CADANIAT00005876); the encoded protein is MNQYPYYGGHHPSQQQNSFPLYGLPTPTQNSHGDDFQGPFDPLNYQPPFDPSFNPAAPQFVGGPPPQSPPESYTKHSVSSGEHIAGSHYPGSIEGHDEFLAVRSSSEEKDKDGIGITPAQSKRKAQNRAAQRAFRERKERHVRDLEEKVSNLQQESSNLLADNERLKREIARYSTENEILRATTHSRTHGPSSPKYNSNSGTGSDHRQNGSNEPAQTGPMVYSPTDFYSNLVPEGQSARLHRVTYCKETGQRLLDAGATWDLIQSHEMFKRGLVDIAAVTRKLKTSAQCDGQGPAFRESVVRQAIEESVVQDPDGLL